In Hylaeus volcanicus isolate JK05 chromosome 9, UHH_iyHylVolc1.0_haploid, whole genome shotgun sequence, the following proteins share a genomic window:
- the LOC128881962 gene encoding mediator of RNA polymerase II transcription subunit 12-like codes for MMGILYEKRPLKRPRLGPPDVYPQEPKQKEDELTSINVKHGFATMPQLSDEFGTARHCNVTAAKVGAYFNAILAKKEELSTMPDTGRKRQQINPKDNFWPVTARTKNGIEAWFKDLSGCKPLIALAKKAPNFNKKEEIFMMLCEYQVPMLRAAWFIKLSSAYTVAVSEAKIKKRQLPDPTTEWTGTLIKFLKDQLSKLQEHYYINSHSTNSASNNGVANNSCNSNGSGSSNSNNNSGTNNINSNNNGNNGTATNQPATPNSNNQTPSGNTMNEEHKLALKQWHYCVQLAKFMFEEGLLDRQELLQWILELLDKIKSSPSEDGILKLLLPLALQYLEEFVQSELLARRLAYLCCRKLAHMCSNVEANGNPQSPSINKSDANGGKETAAASQTPNPLTAAFSDYLSCPHHRDVIYSLSTIIQVITLECPTALVWNSVGEGKAPSVLNGSPLDYLSYPPTTLPCPSASATNPILKQLKIGQENIRARSQAAEGKWSCDKWQQSSAGITTTKVLAALDALDRHSFDRMDSNNSLDTLYAKIFTSPPKDTGNERDAKTEYNPQQDSAVVEILCEWAVSAERWGEHRAMAVAKLLEKRQSDVTGETNDNDDKDSVCSNGNPHVLPIFQALLMKFLDMDAPVLDNTPAQSKVQFTNLVHLFSELIRHDVFSHDAYMCTLISRGDLIQGPAASKPGTPSNREPIDEDSLFPGIDLKPAKLEVTDHGRTMDYDDSKIDDDLDKLLQHIKEDQQNSMDAPDSPKEDALAGHGTQEGLDSKMPSSHSRHLLYTTHFPLPQDETCSQHDCNQRHVLLYGVGRVRDEARHVVKKMTKEVCKLFGKKFSIDVAEGGKVKKHSRSEFNFEAITLKFQNLSYFDQHVVTWQCATQVIEMLNAFALVGSSYLPVQEHVAFLFDLMELALNIYGLIDVCIQILKELPEVEAQLTVRNSQLIRSYTTSLSLYVVGVLRRYHCCLLCKGYVVKDTLTYIYTNLY; via the exons ATGATGGGAATATTGTATGAGAAACGGCCACTGAAACGGCCTAGACTAGGGCCGCCTGACGTCTATCCCCAAGAACCTAAACAAAAAGAGGACGAGCTCACCTCTATTAACGTCAAACATGGATTCGCCACGATGCCTCAGCTGTCCGACGAGTTCGGAACAGCGAGGCATTGCAACGTCACTGCCGCCAAAGTGGGAGCGTACTTCAACGCGATTCTAGCGAAGAAGGAGGAGCTGTCTACGATGCCGGACACAGGTAGAAAGAGACAACAGATCAATCCGAAGGACAATTTCTGGCCCGTAACCGCGAGGACGAAAAACGGCATCGAGGCGTGGTTCAAAGATCTCTCCGGTTGCAAGCCGTTGATAGCTCTCGCAAAGAAGGCTCCCAACTTCAATAAGAAGGAAGAGATATTCATGATGCTCTGCGAGTATCAAGTACCCATGCTGAGGGCAGCCTGGTTCATTAAACTCAGCTCGGCTTATACGGTCGCAGTTTCGGAGGCTAAGATTAAGAAGAGACAGTTGCCCGATCCGACTACAG AATGGACGGGGACGCttataaaattcttgaagGATCAACTCTCGAAGTTACAAGAACATTACTACATAAATAGCCACTCGACGAATAGCGCTAGCAACAACGGTGTCGCGAATAATTCCTGCAACAGCAACGGTTCTGGAAGCAGCAACAGTAACAACAACAGCGGCACCAATAACATCAACAGTAACAACAACGGTAACAACGGAACCGCTACCAATCAACCAGCCACGCCAAACTCGAATAATCAAACACCGTCTGGAAACACCATGAACGAGGAGCACAAATTAGCGTTGAAGCAATGGCATTACTGCGTTCAGTTGGCGAAGTTTATGTTCGAAGAAGGTTTATTAGACAGACAGGAATTGCTGCAGTGGATTTTAGAGTTGTTGGACAAAATCAAGTCTTCCCCTTCGGAAGATGGTATCTTGAAGCTTCTGTTACCATTGGCGTTGCAATACTTGGAGGAGTTCGTGCAGTCCGAGTTGCTAGCCAGGCGTTTGGCGTATCTGTGCTGTCGCAAGCTGGCCCACATGTGCAGCAACGTCGAGGCCAACGGCAATCCTCAAAGTCCGTCCATAAATAAGAGCGACGCGAACGGTGGGAAGGAAACCGCCGCCGCTAGCCAAACACCGAATCCGTTGACCGCTGCTTTCAGCGACTACTTGTCGTGCCCCCATCACAGAGACGTGATATATAGTTTATCGACGATAATACAG GTGATCACATTGGAATGCCCAACGGCGCTGGTATGGAACAGCGTTGGCGAAGGGAAAGCTCCGTCCGTGCTAAACGGTTCCCCTTTGGACTATTTATCGTATCCTCCGACGACTTTACCGTGTCCATCCGCGAGCGCTACTAATCCTATATTGAAGCAGCTGAAGATCGGCCAGGAGAACATACGCGCGCGGTCCCAGGCCGCCGAAGGCAAATGGTCCTGCGACAAGTGGCAGCAGAGCAGCGCTGGGATAACAACGACTAAAGTCCTGGCTGCTTTGGACGCCCTGGATCGGCACAGCTTCGACAGAATGGACTCGAACAATTCCTTGGACACTCTGTACGCTAAGATATTCACGTCGCCCCCGAAGGACACCGGGAACGAAAGGGACGCGAAAACCGAGTACAACCCGCAGCAGGATTCCGCTGTGGTTGAGATATTGTGCGAGTGGGCGGTGAGCGCCGAACGATGGGGGGAGCACAGAGCTATGGCGGTCGCTAAGCTGCTCGAGAAACGGCAGAGCGACGTCACTGGGGAGACGAATGACAATGACGATAAAGATAGCGTCTGTAGCAATGGGAATCCGCATGTGCTCCCGATCTTTCAAGCGTTGCTCATGAAGTTCTTGGACATGGACGCTCCGGTATTAGACAATACACCAGCACAGTCAAAAGTTCAGTTCACGAATTTGGTTCACTTATTTTCAGAGTTAATTAGGCACGATGTATTCTCGCATGACGCGTACATGTGCACGTTGATCTCCAGGGGAGATCTTATTCAAG GTCCAGCAGCCAGCAAACCCGGAACTCCAAGTAATAGAGAACCAATCGACGAGGATAGCTTGTTCCCAGGGATAGATTTAAAACCAGCGAAATTAGAGGTAACAGATCACGGACGAACAATGGATTATGATGATAGTAAAATTGACGATGATTTGGACAAGCTGCTGCAACATATTAAAGAAGACCAACAGAACAGTATGGATGCCCCGGACAGTCCCAAAGAAGACGCGCTAGCGGGGCACGGGACTCAGGAAGGACTCGATTCTAAGATGCCCTCGAGTCATAGTAGACACTTGTTGTACACTACCCACTTTCCGCTGCCCCAG GACGAGACGTGCAGCCAGCACGACTGCAATCAACGGCACGTGCTACTTTACGGAGTGGGACGCGTCAGAGACGAGGCCAGGCATGTCGTTAAAAAGATGACCAAGGAAGTGTGCAAATTGTTCGGAAAGAAATTCAGCATCGACGTAGCCGAGGGCGGAAAAGTGAAGAAGCATTCCCGTAGCGAGTTCAACTTCGAGGCGATCACGTTGAAGTTTCAGAACTTGAGCTACTTCGATCAGCACGTGGTGACGTGGCAGTGCGCGACTCAAGTCATCGAGATGTTGAACGCGTTCGCGCTGGTTGGCTCGTCGTATTTACCGGTGCAAGAGCACGTGGCGTTCCTATTCGATTTAATGGAACTAGCCCTGAACATATACGGCTTGATAGACGTCTGCATCCAAATTCTGAAGGAGCTACCAGAAGTCGAGGCCCAGTTGACGGTTAGAAACAGTCAACTCATCAGGAGCTATACGACCAGCTTGAGTCTGTACGTTGTGGGAGTTTTAAGGAGATACCATTGTTGTCTACTGT GCAAGGGATATGTTGTCAAGGATACGTTGACctacatttatacaaatttgtattga